A single window of Actinoallomurus bryophytorum DNA harbors:
- a CDS encoding PP2C family protein-serine/threonine phosphatase, producing the protein MSTAIGSSLDADKALRRLVRLMVPALADWCAADLLEGGTVRRVSAAGRKAGQPATDLPWALPVTSHARLARVLLGAGPMLLTGLTARGRARDATHRRELEEFERLGAHTAIMASVRARGNVLGALTLVTNTPDRSLTEEDLPWVEDLAHRVGLAIDNARLYLLQKQMAQRMQLSLLPRLPDIAPLGVAARYAPARESSEVGGDWYDCFRLADGAPALVIGDIAGHDLKAAVQMSQVRNMTRALAWDREGPPSEIVGRLDQALDGVGEGVVATMVLARVEVSAPGHWRLRWTNAGHPPPLLVTRAGEARFLKDGHDHLLGVDVERARPDACEPLPPESTVLFYTDGLIERRTESLDRGMTRLRQQTIALSDLDIDTFCDKLLSMARADHEDDIAVIALRLPPATATARFRNARRPGGACREAVNLRRAGSDGCGRSSRRARPRGRPNLPEPG; encoded by the coding sequence GTGTCGACGGCGATCGGCAGCAGTCTGGACGCGGACAAGGCGTTGCGCCGGCTGGTGCGGCTCATGGTGCCGGCACTGGCGGACTGGTGCGCGGCCGACCTGCTGGAGGGCGGGACCGTACGCCGGGTGAGCGCGGCCGGCCGGAAGGCCGGCCAACCGGCCACCGATCTGCCCTGGGCGCTACCGGTCACGTCGCACGCCCGACTGGCGCGGGTGTTACTGGGGGCCGGTCCGATGCTGCTCACCGGGCTCACCGCTCGCGGCCGGGCAAGGGACGCGACGCATCGGCGGGAGCTCGAGGAGTTCGAGCGGCTGGGTGCCCACACCGCGATCATGGCCTCCGTACGCGCTCGTGGGAACGTGCTGGGGGCGCTGACCCTGGTGACCAATACCCCAGATCGGTCGTTGACCGAGGAGGACCTGCCGTGGGTCGAAGACCTGGCCCATCGCGTGGGTCTCGCGATCGACAACGCGCGTTTGTATCTTCTGCAGAAGCAGATGGCGCAGCGGATGCAGCTGTCGCTCCTTCCCCGGCTGCCCGACATCGCCCCCCTGGGTGTGGCGGCACGGTACGCGCCGGCGCGTGAGTCCTCAGAGGTCGGCGGTGACTGGTACGACTGCTTCCGGCTCGCCGACGGTGCCCCGGCGCTGGTGATCGGGGACATCGCGGGCCACGACCTCAAGGCCGCGGTGCAGATGAGCCAGGTCCGCAACATGACGCGCGCGCTCGCCTGGGACCGGGAGGGGCCGCCGAGCGAGATCGTCGGCAGGCTGGACCAGGCCCTGGACGGGGTCGGCGAGGGCGTGGTGGCGACGATGGTGCTGGCCCGCGTGGAGGTCTCCGCACCGGGTCACTGGCGGCTGCGCTGGACCAACGCCGGTCACCCACCGCCCTTGCTGGTCACCAGAGCCGGCGAGGCCAGGTTCCTCAAGGACGGACACGACCACTTACTCGGCGTCGACGTCGAACGTGCCAGGCCCGACGCCTGCGAACCGCTGCCGCCGGAGTCGACGGTGCTGTTCTACACCGACGGCCTGATCGAACGCCGTACCGAGTCGCTCGACCGGGGGATGACCCGGCTTCGTCAGCAGACCATCGCGCTGTCCGACCTCGACATCGACACCTTCTGCGACAAACTGCTCAGCATGGCCCGCGCGGACCACGAGGACGACATCGCCGTGATCGCCCTACGGCTGCCCCCGGCCACGGCGACGGCGAGGTTCCGGAACGCGCGGCGACCAGGTGGTGCCTGCCGGGAGGCCGTCAACCTCCGGCGGGCCGGTAGTGACGGATGCGGTCGATCATCGCGTCGAGCGCGGCCTCGAGGGCGGCCGAATCTCCCCGAGCCTGGCTGA
- a CDS encoding ice-binding family protein — MNLGTAAAFAVLAGTTVTNTGPTVVTGDLGVSPGSAVTGFPPGVVIGTIHAADATAAQAQLDLTAAYNDAAGRTPTGALPAAIGGLTFTPGVYNAAAAVGLTGTVTLDAQGDPNAVFIFQVGSALTTASGSVVNLINGARSCNVFWQIGSSATLGTGSSFAGNILALTSITVTTGVTVDGRTLARNGAVTLDTDTITRSPDCAPGPTPSPTNTANVANNEDEDQQAFSHQDNGTNVNLNQNSDGHTSDITSSYDRLARLPLGRTHAFIR, encoded by the coding sequence GTGAACCTCGGAACGGCCGCCGCCTTCGCGGTCCTGGCCGGCACGACGGTCACCAATACCGGGCCCACCGTCGTGACCGGGGACCTGGGGGTGAGTCCGGGCAGTGCGGTCACCGGGTTCCCTCCCGGCGTGGTGATCGGGACCATTCACGCGGCAGATGCCACCGCGGCCCAGGCCCAGCTCGACCTGACCGCGGCCTACAACGACGCGGCCGGCCGTACCCCGACCGGGGCCCTTCCGGCCGCGATCGGCGGGCTGACGTTCACGCCGGGCGTCTACAACGCCGCAGCCGCTGTTGGTCTCACCGGCACCGTCACTCTCGACGCCCAAGGTGATCCCAACGCCGTCTTCATCTTCCAGGTGGGCTCCGCGCTCACCACCGCGTCGGGCAGCGTCGTCAACCTCATCAACGGGGCCAGGTCCTGCAACGTGTTCTGGCAGATCGGGAGCTCCGCCACTCTGGGCACCGGCTCCAGCTTCGCCGGCAACATTCTCGCCCTGACGTCCATCACCGTGACGACCGGAGTGACGGTCGACGGACGGACGCTGGCCCGCAACGGGGCGGTCACGCTCGACACCGACACCATCACGAGGTCGCCGGACTGCGCGCCCGGCCCCACACCGAGTCCGACGAACACGGCCAACGTCGCGAACAACGAGGACGAGGACCAGCAGGCGTTCAGCCACCAGGACAACGGCACGAACGTCAACCTCAACCAGAACAGTGACGGACACACGAGCGACATCACCAGCAGCTACGACAGGCTCGCGCGCCTGCCGCTCGGCCGGACGCACGCGTTCATCCGATGA
- a CDS encoding slipin family protein — protein sequence MKVLIVVVIIAAVVLLLVLALAVRIVKQYEQGVLFRLGRVRGAREPGLRLIIPLVDVMRRVSMRIVTMPIQSQGIITRDNVSVDVSAVAYFRVVDSVKSVVAIENVRAAIDQIAQTTLRKVVGQHTLDQTLSETDRINLDIREILDVTTVGWGIEVSLVELKDIQLPESMKRAMARQAEAEREKRAKIISAEGESMAAAALGDASDTMMAHPLALQLRNLQSLVEIGVDKNTTVVFPAPLMTTIAELGTFLAREQTAAAPLITPNGDGPGNAMPSADGPPHASPNGT from the coding sequence GTGAAGGTCCTGATAGTTGTCGTCATCATCGCGGCGGTGGTCCTGCTGCTGGTGCTCGCGCTGGCGGTGCGCATCGTCAAGCAGTACGAGCAGGGGGTGTTGTTCCGGCTCGGCCGGGTGCGGGGGGCACGAGAACCCGGTCTGCGGCTGATCATCCCGCTGGTCGACGTCATGCGCCGGGTCTCGATGCGGATCGTCACGATGCCGATCCAGTCCCAGGGGATCATCACCCGCGACAACGTCAGCGTCGACGTGTCCGCGGTGGCCTACTTCCGGGTGGTCGACTCCGTGAAGTCGGTCGTGGCGATCGAGAACGTCCGCGCCGCCATCGACCAGATCGCCCAGACCACCCTGCGGAAGGTGGTCGGTCAGCACACCTTGGACCAGACTCTGTCCGAGACCGACCGCATCAACCTGGACATCCGCGAGATCCTCGACGTGACCACGGTCGGCTGGGGCATCGAGGTCAGCCTGGTGGAGCTGAAGGACATTCAGCTGCCCGAGAGCATGAAGCGCGCCATGGCCCGCCAGGCCGAGGCCGAACGCGAGAAGCGCGCCAAGATCATCAGTGCCGAGGGCGAGTCGATGGCCGCCGCGGCGCTGGGCGACGCCTCGGACACGATGATGGCGCACCCGCTGGCGCTGCAACTGCGCAACCTGCAGAGCCTGGTCGAGATCGGCGTGGACAAGAACACCACGGTGGTCTTCCCCGCGCCGCTGATGACCACGATCGCCGAACTCGGAACCTTCCTGGCTCGCGAGCAGACCGCTGCGGCCCCCTTGATCACGCCCAACGGTGACGGTCCGGGCAACGCGATGCCATCGGCGGACGGACCGCCTCACGCCTCGCCGAACGGTACTTAG
- a CDS encoding STAS domain-containing protein, which yields MRTTEEPTGSRDDVELSVFYGSAHTLVKLRGEIDVATAPGLRERLFGLLRRGSALVILDLSGVPFCDASGLGMLVGSHRHATTLGVTLRLTALRPRVARLVYINGMDRVLSIYPAPLTWHGARDRRPQPRVRACR from the coding sequence GTGCGTACCACCGAGGAACCCACTGGCTCCCGGGATGACGTGGAGCTGTCCGTCTTCTACGGATCGGCCCACACACTCGTCAAGCTGCGCGGTGAGATCGACGTCGCCACCGCTCCCGGACTGCGCGAACGCCTGTTCGGCCTGCTGCGACGCGGCTCGGCTCTGGTCATCCTCGATCTGTCCGGCGTCCCGTTCTGCGACGCGTCAGGACTGGGCATGCTGGTCGGCAGCCACCGCCACGCGACGACGCTCGGCGTCACCCTCCGTCTGACCGCTCTCCGTCCCCGGGTCGCCAGGCTGGTCTACATCAACGGGATGGATCGGGTCCTGTCGATCTACCCCGCGCCGCTGACCTGGCACGGTGCGCGTGACAGGCGGCCGCAGCCACGTGTACGAGCCTGCCGGTAG
- a CDS encoding LysR substrate-binding domain-containing protein, whose product MELRQLRYFVTLAEELHFGRASAREHIVQSALSQQLQRLERELGVRLLERSTHHVGLTTAGAAFLVEARQIIAHVDRAARVARSAAGTAPSLRVGIIDASYDSMPLILHEVQARYPDLVIHQIEASVPEQYQRLLDGRLDVGIGRAALAPAGVASHLFRDDPLGVLVPDGHRFASLDGVPVATLAEEPLLLAEDAQAPEFNQFVVEMCRTAGFTPAVYEGTVESIRAAAALVAAGRCLYCVPSSCISALPGTLWRPLIDPPSHYPWSILWRATDTTDHVRAITTCARAMSRRLGWLATPDRTAD is encoded by the coding sequence GTGGAGCTTCGTCAGCTTCGCTACTTCGTGACCCTGGCCGAAGAACTCCACTTCGGCCGCGCGTCCGCGCGCGAGCACATCGTGCAGTCCGCGCTGAGCCAGCAACTACAGCGCCTCGAACGCGAGCTGGGCGTGCGCCTGCTCGAACGCAGCACCCACCACGTCGGCCTGACCACCGCCGGAGCGGCGTTCCTCGTCGAGGCCCGGCAGATCATCGCCCACGTCGACCGCGCCGCACGCGTGGCCCGAAGCGCCGCCGGCACCGCCCCCAGCCTGCGCGTCGGCATCATCGACGCCAGCTACGACTCGATGCCCCTGATCCTGCACGAGGTCCAGGCCCGCTATCCCGATCTGGTCATCCACCAGATCGAGGCCAGCGTCCCCGAGCAGTACCAGCGACTCCTCGACGGCCGCCTCGACGTCGGCATCGGACGAGCCGCACTCGCCCCCGCCGGCGTGGCCTCCCACCTGTTCCGCGATGACCCACTCGGCGTACTCGTCCCCGACGGCCATCGCTTCGCGTCCCTGGACGGCGTACCCGTCGCCACGCTCGCCGAAGAACCCCTCCTGCTCGCCGAAGACGCTCAAGCACCAGAATTCAACCAATTCGTCGTTGAAATGTGCCGGACCGCCGGATTCACCCCTGCCGTCTACGAAGGCACCGTCGAAAGCATCCGCGCCGCCGCCGCCCTCGTCGCCGCAGGACGATGCCTGTACTGCGTGCCCTCCTCCTGCATCTCCGCCCTCCCCGGAACCCTCTGGCGTCCCCTCATCGACCCGCCCTCCCACTACCCCTGGTCGATCCTGTGGCGAGCCACCGACACCACCGACCACGTACGCGCCATCACCACGTGCGCTCGAGCGATGTCACGCCGCCTGGGCTGGCTCGCGACCCCGGACCGGACGGCGGACTGA
- a CDS encoding RGCVC family protein, which translates to MTLESRFETPLTTLCTCGHPMDEHDPVAARYCRATASSDLERGCICVVTSGPPPR; encoded by the coding sequence ATGACATTGGAATCTCGCTTCGAGACCCCGCTGACCACCCTGTGCACATGCGGGCATCCCATGGACGAACACGACCCTGTCGCCGCCCGCTACTGCCGGGCGACCGCCTCGAGTGACCTGGAACGGGGCTGCATCTGCGTCGTGACCTCCGGGCCGCCGCCCCGTTGA
- the ftsH gene encoding ATP-dependent zinc metalloprotease FtsH, translating into MSVAHRTASARPGPPKEPVPPPAPPSPPGWRRWILPLGVALAFVAILFFNPLTKKTSAQNFSYTAFVTEVTTDKVSTATITSTGSVSGKLRGGVAYTSQIPTALGDDALSALLVQHKVQVRGTGPAKSSVLSVLLSLLPFLFIIGVFVWIGRRGARQMGGIGGIMGVGKSKAKVYDEERPSTHFADIAGYEGSKAEVMEVVDFLKHPKRYARAGAVGPKGVLMVGPPGTGKTLLARAVAGEAGVPFFALSGSSFVEMFVGVGASRVRDLFAEARKRAPAIIFIDEIDAIGGRRGPGGFGSNDEREQTLNQLLSDMDGFEPGASVVVMAATNRAEILDAALLRPGRFDRTVEIPLPNRVERTAILAIHGKGKTLAPDVDLDVISRGTPGFSGADLANLVNEAAINAVRDDRSVLSAADFDAARDRLLIGRRDASNALLPEEKHAVAVHEAGHALVAVLSPRADPVAKVTILPRGAALGVTEQLPESERHLYPESHLTDSLAIRLGGRAAEIVVLTEPSTGAANDLLSATELATRMVREWGFSAAVGPISYGPEGPSRDNPFAGRPYAEETQRSIDQEVARLLREAEATATRLISEHLDALHRVIDLLLERETIDGSDLATAIGVPGHVDGYERPSTPRAAAMTSTRTETDGTGNIRN; encoded by the coding sequence GTGAGCGTCGCTCACCGCACGGCCTCGGCACGGCCCGGTCCCCCGAAGGAACCCGTCCCGCCGCCCGCGCCGCCCTCGCCTCCAGGCTGGCGGAGGTGGATCCTGCCGCTCGGGGTCGCGCTGGCGTTCGTGGCCATACTCTTCTTCAACCCGCTCACGAAGAAGACGTCCGCGCAGAACTTCTCCTACACCGCCTTCGTCACCGAGGTGACGACGGACAAGGTCTCAACGGCGACGATCACCTCCACGGGCTCGGTGAGCGGCAAGCTCCGCGGCGGCGTCGCCTACACGTCCCAGATCCCGACCGCGCTCGGCGACGACGCCCTGTCCGCGCTCCTTGTTCAGCACAAGGTTCAGGTGAGGGGCACCGGCCCCGCCAAATCCTCGGTGCTGAGCGTGCTTCTCTCGCTGCTGCCCTTCCTTTTCATCATCGGTGTCTTCGTCTGGATCGGCCGCCGCGGCGCCCGGCAGATGGGCGGAATCGGCGGGATCATGGGCGTCGGCAAGTCGAAGGCCAAGGTGTACGACGAGGAGCGGCCCTCGACGCATTTCGCGGACATCGCCGGTTACGAGGGCTCCAAGGCCGAGGTCATGGAGGTCGTGGACTTCCTGAAGCATCCGAAGCGGTACGCGCGCGCCGGAGCGGTCGGCCCGAAGGGCGTGCTCATGGTCGGACCGCCCGGGACCGGAAAGACCCTGCTGGCCAGGGCCGTCGCCGGCGAGGCCGGTGTCCCGTTCTTCGCCCTCAGCGGCTCCAGCTTCGTCGAGATGTTCGTCGGCGTCGGCGCCTCCCGGGTCCGCGACCTCTTCGCCGAGGCACGCAAACGCGCCCCGGCGATCATCTTCATCGACGAGATCGACGCCATCGGAGGCCGGCGAGGCCCCGGCGGGTTCGGCTCGAACGACGAACGCGAGCAGACCCTCAACCAACTGCTGTCGGACATGGACGGCTTCGAGCCGGGCGCCAGCGTCGTGGTCATGGCGGCGACCAACAGGGCCGAGATCCTCGACGCGGCCCTGCTGCGGCCGGGGCGCTTCGACCGTACGGTGGAGATTCCCCTCCCCAACCGCGTCGAACGCACGGCGATCCTCGCCATACATGGCAAGGGCAAGACGCTCGCTCCCGACGTCGATCTCGACGTGATCTCCCGTGGCACGCCCGGGTTCTCCGGTGCCGACCTCGCCAACCTCGTGAACGAAGCGGCGATCAACGCCGTACGAGACGATCGGAGCGTTCTCAGCGCCGCCGACTTCGACGCCGCCCGCGATCGTCTCCTCATCGGCCGCCGTGACGCCTCCAACGCGTTGCTGCCCGAGGAGAAGCACGCCGTGGCCGTCCACGAGGCCGGCCACGCGCTCGTGGCCGTACTCTCGCCACGCGCCGATCCCGTCGCGAAGGTCACGATCCTCCCCCGCGGTGCCGCCCTGGGCGTGACCGAACAGCTTCCCGAGTCCGAGCGCCACCTCTATCCCGAGAGCCACCTCACCGACTCACTCGCCATACGCCTGGGTGGCCGCGCCGCGGAGATCGTCGTTCTCACCGAGCCGTCGACCGGCGCGGCCAACGACCTCCTGTCCGCCACCGAACTCGCGACGCGCATGGTGCGAGAGTGGGGATTCTCGGCCGCGGTCGGCCCCATCAGCTACGGGCCGGAAGGTCCGAGCCGCGACAACCCCTTCGCCGGCCGCCCCTACGCCGAGGAGACCCAACGCTCCATCGACCAGGAGGTGGCCCGGCTGCTACGGGAGGCGGAGGCCACGGCCACGAGGCTGATCAGCGAGCATCTCGACGCGCTCCACCGGGTCATCGACCTGCTCCTCGAACGCGAGACGATCGACGGCTCGGACCTGGCCACGGCCATCGGAGTCCCGGGTCACGTCGACGGCTACGAACGACCGAGTACGCCGCGAGCCGCGGCGATGACGAGCACCCGCACAGAAACCGACGGCACCGGCAACATCCGCAACTGA
- a CDS encoding DUF5994 family protein, which yields MAPVVTVQTDVHSPALPPASRLSLDPTLKRRGVVDGGWWPSSRDAETELPVLLSLLNARVGVIVRLGVDARDWDDLPHRIAVDGHVVRIGRFADVNHKIIATRGPQDHIMLLVVPPQASTAEAKSALARAASGAHGGTPEEILAAAGIELPN from the coding sequence ATGGCACCAGTAGTCACCGTTCAGACGGACGTTCATTCTCCCGCCCTGCCGCCGGCGTCGAGGCTCAGCCTGGATCCGACGCTCAAGCGCCGAGGGGTGGTCGACGGCGGCTGGTGGCCGAGCTCCCGCGACGCCGAGACGGAGCTCCCGGTCCTCCTCTCCCTGCTGAACGCGCGGGTCGGCGTGATCGTACGGCTCGGCGTCGACGCCCGCGACTGGGACGACCTCCCCCACCGCATCGCGGTCGATGGGCACGTGGTGCGGATAGGCCGGTTCGCCGACGTGAACCACAAGATCATCGCGACCCGCGGCCCCCAGGACCACATCATGCTCCTGGTCGTGCCACCCCAGGCATCAACCGCCGAGGCGAAGTCCGCGCTGGCGAGGGCGGCGTCCGGCGCGCACGGCGGCACGCCCGAAGAGATCCTGGCCGCCGCCGGCATCGAGCTGCCGAACTGA
- a CDS encoding universal stress protein, with amino-acid sequence MYKRILAAIDWTPSSEDVLDQTRQLASLTGAAVVVVHVRAADFPSLPSILGVLASQALAGEPAGNEASSVARRMVDDATAVLTTAGVRAEGLLLQSTPGSVPRAVLDQAREMDADLVVLGSRSDGPPSVLFRSNVADEVSRHARCPVLIVP; translated from the coding sequence GTGTACAAGCGAATCCTCGCCGCGATCGACTGGACGCCGAGCTCGGAGGACGTGCTGGACCAGACCCGGCAACTGGCGTCGCTGACCGGCGCGGCGGTCGTCGTCGTGCACGTGCGGGCCGCGGACTTCCCGTCCCTGCCGTCGATACTGGGCGTTCTCGCGAGCCAGGCACTGGCCGGCGAACCGGCGGGCAACGAAGCGAGCAGCGTGGCGCGGCGGATGGTCGACGACGCCACCGCGGTCCTGACCACGGCGGGCGTACGCGCCGAGGGCCTCCTTCTGCAGAGCACTCCGGGATCGGTGCCACGAGCCGTACTGGACCAGGCACGGGAGATGGACGCGGACCTGGTCGTCCTGGGTTCACGTAGCGATGGCCCACCGTCGGTGCTCTTCCGGTCCAACGTCGCCGACGAGGTATCCCGTCACGCCAGGTGCCCCGTCCTCATCGTGCCCTGA
- a CDS encoding ferredoxin reductase, producing MTGPSALRTTVLRGLSGAFERLTTPLLPDDYLALVNPLWCGRELRGRIEAIHPETPDAATLVIRPGHAWAGHRPGQWAGIGVDIEGVRHWRAYSLSCPPGRPDGRITITVKAVPGGLVSRYLVRRATPGTIVGLAGPDGEFVLPKRPPPRLLFLTAGSGITPVRAMLHALFTGGAAKGALPDVVLLHSAPAPGEAIFGEELRALAARFSSLRLYERHTRAEGRLRPADLPALCPDWADRTAWVCGPAGMLEEVQKQWAGLEDRLHIERFRPAVPEAPGDGGRVRFTKSGRETDAGGGVPLLVAGEEAGVVMPSGCRMGICHSCVARLAAGRVRDLRTGQVHGDAGDLVQTCVSSATGPVQIEL from the coding sequence GTGACGGGGCCCTCCGCTCTCCGGACGACCGTCCTGCGCGGACTGTCGGGCGCCTTCGAACGGTTGACGACGCCGTTACTGCCCGATGACTATCTCGCGCTGGTGAATCCGCTCTGGTGCGGCCGGGAGCTGCGCGGCCGGATCGAGGCGATCCACCCGGAGACCCCGGACGCGGCGACGCTGGTGATCCGTCCCGGCCACGCATGGGCCGGGCACCGGCCGGGGCAGTGGGCCGGGATCGGCGTCGACATCGAGGGGGTACGCCACTGGCGGGCGTACTCGCTGTCCTGTCCGCCGGGGCGGCCCGACGGGCGGATCACGATCACCGTCAAGGCGGTCCCCGGCGGGCTCGTCTCGCGCTACCTGGTACGCCGGGCCACGCCTGGCACGATCGTCGGCCTGGCCGGGCCCGACGGCGAGTTCGTGCTGCCCAAGCGGCCTCCGCCGCGCCTGCTGTTCCTGACGGCGGGCAGCGGCATCACCCCCGTACGGGCGATGCTGCACGCCCTCTTCACCGGCGGGGCCGCGAAGGGCGCGCTGCCCGATGTGGTCCTCCTGCACTCCGCACCGGCACCGGGTGAGGCCATCTTCGGCGAGGAGCTCCGGGCCCTGGCGGCGCGATTCTCGAGTCTGCGGCTGTACGAACGCCACACGCGGGCCGAGGGGCGCCTCAGACCTGCCGACCTGCCCGCTTTGTGCCCGGACTGGGCCGACCGTACGGCATGGGTCTGCGGGCCTGCGGGAATGCTCGAGGAGGTCCAGAAGCAGTGGGCCGGCCTGGAAGACCGGCTGCACATCGAGCGTTTTCGTCCGGCCGTACCGGAGGCACCGGGCGACGGCGGCCGGGTCCGGTTCACCAAGAGCGGCCGGGAGACCGACGCCGGCGGCGGCGTGCCGCTGCTGGTCGCCGGAGAGGAGGCGGGGGTCGTCATGCCGAGCGGCTGCCGGATGGGAATCTGCCACAGCTGCGTGGCGCGGCTCGCCGCGGGAAGGGTTCGTGACCTGCGCACCGGTCAGGTTCACGGCGATGCGGGGGACCTTGTCCAGACCTGTGTGTCGTCCGCCACCGGCCCGGTCCAGATCGAGCTTTGA
- a CDS encoding fatty acid desaturase family protein has translation MSTTALASRADVEEFGRELDRIRDEITASLGDRDAAYIRGVIAAQRKLELGGRALLFASWLPPAWAAGTAALAAAKILENMEIGHNVLHGQWDWMRDPKIHSTTWEWDTASPADQWKHSHNFIHHTWTNVLGKDRDIGYSLLRVSPEQRWHPVYLLQPIYNLLLALTFEYGIALYDLEVERIPSGDKSVAEALTQLRAIAGKVRRQIVKDYLAFPLLAGPAFLPVLAGNLTANLTRNLWAHTIIFCGHFPEGAEVFTEDQLAGETRGEWYVRQLLGSCNIDGSRLLHLMSGNLSHQIEHHLFPDLPSNRYAEIASRVRALCERFELPYNSGTLARQTSSVYKRILRLALPGTGRHRPESAAPPAPDLHAVG, from the coding sequence ATGTCGACCACCGCGCTTGCCAGCCGGGCCGACGTCGAGGAGTTCGGGCGTGAGCTGGACAGAATCCGCGATGAGATCACCGCGAGCCTCGGGGACAGGGACGCGGCCTACATCCGTGGCGTAATCGCGGCCCAGCGGAAGCTGGAGCTGGGCGGCCGCGCGCTGCTGTTCGCCTCCTGGCTACCGCCCGCATGGGCCGCCGGGACCGCGGCGCTCGCCGCCGCGAAGATCCTCGAGAACATGGAGATCGGCCACAACGTCCTGCACGGGCAGTGGGACTGGATGCGCGACCCGAAGATCCACTCCACGACGTGGGAGTGGGACACCGCCTCCCCGGCCGACCAGTGGAAGCACTCGCACAACTTCATCCACCATACCTGGACGAACGTGCTCGGCAAGGACCGCGACATCGGCTACTCGCTCCTGCGCGTCAGCCCCGAGCAACGCTGGCACCCCGTTTATCTTCTCCAGCCGATCTACAACCTGCTGCTCGCCCTGACCTTCGAATACGGCATCGCCCTGTACGACCTGGAGGTCGAACGCATACCGTCCGGAGACAAGAGCGTGGCAGAGGCCCTGACCCAGCTGCGTGCCATCGCCGGCAAGGTGCGTCGCCAGATCGTCAAGGACTACCTCGCGTTTCCGCTGCTGGCCGGTCCCGCCTTTCTGCCCGTCCTGGCCGGCAACCTCACCGCGAACCTGACCCGCAACCTCTGGGCGCACACGATCATCTTCTGCGGCCACTTCCCCGAAGGCGCCGAGGTCTTCACCGAGGACCAGCTCGCCGGCGAGACCCGCGGCGAGTGGTACGTCCGCCAGTTGCTCGGCTCCTGCAACATCGACGGGAGCCGGCTCCTCCATCTCATGAGCGGCAACCTCAGCCACCAGATCGAACACCACCTGTTCCCCGACCTGCCGAGCAACCGCTACGCCGAGATCGCCTCACGGGTCCGTGCCCTGTGCGAACGATTCGAACTCCCGTACAACTCCGGCACACTGGCCCGCCAGACGAGCTCGGTCTACAAACGCATCCTGCGCCTGGCCCTCCCCGGCACAGGACGCCACCGGCCCGAAAGCGCGGCACCACCCGCCCCAGACCTTCACGCGGTCGGCTGA